In one window of Rhodopseudomonas palustris HaA2 DNA:
- a CDS encoding invasion associated locus B family protein, protein MAPAERSPMLVSCRRLALGSSARRVMAGAVAIALALGYSGRADAQGAVRTVHGDWQIRCDTPPGAKAEQCALIQSVVAEDRSNAGLTVIILKTADQKSKLMRVVAPLGVLLPSGLGLKLDNVDVGRAGFVRCLPNGCVAEVVMDDKLLGQLRTAKTATFIIFETPEEGIGFPLSLNGLGEGYDKLP, encoded by the coding sequence ATGGCCCCAGCCGAACGTTCGCCGATGCTCGTCTCATGCCGCCGCCTTGCGCTGGGCAGCAGCGCGCGGCGCGTGATGGCCGGCGCCGTGGCGATCGCTTTGGCGCTCGGATACAGCGGTCGCGCCGATGCGCAGGGCGCGGTGCGCACGGTGCATGGCGACTGGCAGATCCGTTGCGATACGCCGCCGGGCGCCAAGGCCGAGCAATGCGCGTTGATCCAGAGCGTGGTCGCCGAAGACCGCTCCAATGCCGGCCTCACGGTGATCATCCTCAAAACCGCGGATCAGAAGAGCAAGCTGATGCGCGTGGTGGCGCCGCTCGGCGTGCTGCTGCCGTCGGGCCTCGGGCTGAAGCTCGACAATGTCGATGTCGGCCGCGCCGGCTTCGTCCGCTGCCTGCCGAACGGCTGCGTCGCCGAAGTGGTGATGGACGACAAGCTGCTCGGCCAGCTCCGCACCGCCAAGACCGCGACCTTCATCATCTTCGAGACCCCCGAAGAAGGCATCGGCTTCCCGCTCAGCCTCAATGGCCTCGGCGAAGGCTACGACAAGCTGCCATAG
- a CDS encoding organic hydroperoxide resistance protein — MSVDKVLYRATATATGGRDGRGVSSDGQLDLALTTPKELGGPGGAGTNPEQLFAVGYSACFLGAMKFVAGRDKLPIPKDVSVTGTVGIGPSATGFGIEAELKISLPGMDRAQAQTLVDAAHAVCPYSNATRGNIDVTLTLV, encoded by the coding sequence ATGTCGGTCGACAAAGTTCTCTACCGTGCCACTGCCACCGCCACCGGAGGCCGCGACGGGCGCGGCGTCAGCAGCGACGGCCAGCTCGATCTGGCGCTGACCACGCCGAAGGAGCTCGGCGGCCCCGGCGGCGCCGGCACCAATCCGGAGCAATTATTCGCGGTCGGCTATTCGGCCTGCTTCCTCGGCGCGATGAAGTTCGTCGCCGGGCGCGACAAGCTGCCGATCCCCAAGGATGTCAGCGTCACCGGCACGGTCGGCATCGGCCCGAGCGCGACCGGCTTCGGCATCGAGGCCGAGCTGAAGATCAGCCTGCCCGGCATGGATCGCGCCCAGGCGCAGACCCTGGTCGACGCCGCGCATGCCGTCTGCCCGTATTCCAACGCCACCCGCGGCAATATCGACGTCACGCTGACGCTGGTGTGA
- a CDS encoding MarR family winged helix-turn-helix transcriptional regulator — protein MKSSAPSTARPLRPADKLKLETQLCFALYSTLLGVNKVYRSLLRAFDLTYPQYLVMLVLWEKDQVNVSEICDQLYLETTTLTPLLKRLEARGLIRRRRSAEDERQVIVSLTDEGRALRQQVRHVPDCLGAAMGGSVEEIVELRDKLKKVRSKLFEAA, from the coding sequence ATGAAATCGTCCGCACCATCCACCGCCCGCCCGCTGCGCCCGGCCGACAAGCTGAAGCTGGAGACCCAGCTGTGCTTTGCGCTGTATTCGACGCTGCTCGGGGTCAACAAGGTGTATCGGTCGCTGCTGCGCGCGTTCGATCTGACCTATCCGCAGTATCTGGTGATGCTGGTGCTGTGGGAGAAGGATCAGGTCAACGTCTCGGAGATCTGCGATCAGCTTTATCTCGAAACCACCACGCTGACGCCGCTGCTGAAGCGGCTGGAGGCGCGCGGCCTGATCCGGCGGCGGCGATCGGCGGAGGACGAGCGGCAGGTGATCGTGTCGCTCACCGACGAGGGGCGGGCGCTGCGTCAGCAGGTCAGGCACGTGCCGGACTGCCTCGGCGCCGCGATGGGCGGCTCGGTCGAGGAGATCGTCGAGCTGCGCGACAAGCTGAAGAAGGTCCGCAGCAAGCTGTTCGAGGCGGCGTGA
- the tldD gene encoding metalloprotease TldD, with translation MTSLAQTSLLDRANLDRDDVRREIARGLQGADDGELFLEYSQTEALAFDNGRLKQATYDTAQGFGLRAVKDDAVGYAHSSDVSLPALIRAADAVAAVRGDYSGVLSAAPTHTNVRLYGDDNPLDAPGFEAKVKLLAEIDAYVRDKDSRVRQVSVSVGATWQVVEILRPDGESYRDIRPLVRVNVSVVAGQGDRQESGSKGYGGREPYARFIETKAWREAADGALREAMVNLESVPAPAGEMEVVLGPGWPGVMLHEAVGHGLEGDFNRKKTSAFAGLLGQQVAAKGVTVVDDGTISARRGSLSIDDEGTPTSRTVLIEDGILTGYMQDRQNARLMGMKPTGNGRRQSYAHVPMPRMTNTYMLAGGHDPAEILASVKNGIYAVNFGGGQVDITSGKYVFQCTEAYKIENGKVGAPLKGAMLIGNGPTDLHRISMIGNDLQLDDGIGTCGKNGQGVPVGVGQPTLRMDRITVGGTGG, from the coding sequence ATGACCAGCCTCGCCCAGACCTCCCTGCTCGACCGCGCCAATCTCGATCGTGACGACGTCCGCCGCGAGATCGCGCGGGGGCTGCAGGGGGCCGATGATGGCGAGCTGTTTCTCGAATACAGCCAGACCGAGGCGCTGGCGTTCGACAATGGCCGGCTGAAGCAGGCGACCTACGACACCGCGCAGGGGTTTGGTTTACGCGCCGTTAAGGACGACGCGGTCGGCTACGCGCATTCCTCCGACGTGTCGCTGCCGGCGCTGATCCGCGCCGCGGACGCGGTGGCGGCGGTGCGCGGCGACTACAGCGGCGTGCTTTCGGCGGCGCCGACCCACACCAATGTCCGGCTCTATGGCGACGACAATCCGCTCGACGCGCCGGGCTTCGAGGCCAAGGTCAAGCTGCTCGCCGAGATCGACGCCTATGTGCGCGACAAGGATTCGCGCGTGCGGCAGGTGTCGGTGTCGGTCGGCGCGACCTGGCAGGTGGTCGAGATCCTGCGCCCCGACGGCGAGAGCTATCGCGACATCCGCCCGCTGGTGCGGGTCAACGTCTCGGTGGTCGCCGGCCAGGGTGACCGGCAGGAGAGCGGCTCCAAGGGTTATGGCGGCCGCGAGCCCTATGCGCGCTTCATCGAGACCAAGGCCTGGCGCGAGGCCGCCGACGGCGCGCTGCGCGAGGCGATGGTCAATCTGGAATCGGTGCCGGCGCCGGCCGGCGAAATGGAGGTGGTGCTCGGCCCCGGCTGGCCGGGCGTGATGCTGCACGAGGCGGTCGGCCACGGCCTCGAAGGCGATTTCAACCGCAAGAAGACGTCGGCCTTTGCCGGCCTGCTCGGCCAGCAGGTCGCCGCCAAGGGCGTCACCGTGGTCGACGACGGCACCATCTCGGCGCGGCGCGGCTCGCTGTCGATCGACGACGAGGGCACGCCGACCAGCCGCACCGTGCTGATCGAGGACGGCATCCTCACCGGCTACATGCAGGACCGCCAGAACGCCCGGCTGATGGGCATGAAGCCGACCGGCAACGGCCGCCGGCAGAGCTACGCCCACGTGCCGATGCCGCGGATGACCAACACCTACATGCTGGCCGGTGGCCACGATCCGGCCGAGATCCTCGCCTCTGTGAAGAACGGCATCTATGCGGTGAATTTCGGCGGCGGTCAGGTCGACATCACCTCCGGAAAATACGTGTTCCAGTGCACCGAGGCCTACAAGATCGAAAACGGCAAGGTCGGCGCGCCGCTCAAGGGCGCGATGCTGATCGGCAACGGACCGACTGATTTGCACCGCATTTCCATGATCGGAAACGACCTGCAGCTCGACGACGGCATCGGCACCTGCGGCAAGAACGGCCAGGGCGTGCCGGTGGGTGTCGGTCAACCGACGCTGCGGATGGATCGGATCACGGTCGGAGGCACCGGCGGATGA
- the lepB gene encoding signal peptidase I yields the protein MNGKAGMVAGTVRRWGAQLGQLAAVVAIVLAGKAALAEPFYVPSGSMEPTLLIGDALLASKFPYGYSTASLPIHVAFPETGRVFGATPHRGDVVVFRWPGDRSQVWVKRVIGLPGDRIELTGGVVSINGVAATVKADGVGRAEDEDGAYETAAKYIETLPDGVSHPIFKLYDHGRLNNTPEIIVPPGHLFVMGDNRDNSSDSRVPVRQGGVGLLPMDNLVGRVDAIVGSWNPGVRKEPVTNWLSGFRIARFFTAVH from the coding sequence ATGAACGGCAAGGCAGGCATGGTCGCCGGGACGGTGCGGCGCTGGGGCGCCCAACTCGGGCAATTGGCGGCGGTGGTGGCGATCGTGCTGGCCGGCAAGGCCGCGCTGGCAGAGCCGTTCTACGTGCCGTCCGGCTCGATGGAGCCGACGCTGCTGATCGGCGACGCGCTGCTCGCCTCGAAATTTCCTTACGGCTACTCGACCGCGTCGCTGCCGATCCACGTGGCGTTTCCCGAGACCGGCCGGGTGTTCGGCGCCACGCCGCATCGCGGCGACGTCGTGGTGTTTCGCTGGCCCGGCGACCGCTCGCAGGTCTGGGTCAAGCGCGTGATCGGCCTGCCCGGCGACCGGATCGAACTGACCGGCGGCGTGGTCAGCATCAACGGCGTCGCCGCCACGGTGAAAGCCGACGGCGTCGGCCGCGCCGAGGACGAAGACGGCGCTTACGAGACCGCCGCGAAATATATCGAGACCCTGCCCGACGGCGTCTCGCATCCGATCTTCAAGCTGTACGACCATGGCCGGCTCAACAACACGCCGGAGATCATTGTGCCGCCTGGACATCTGTTCGTGATGGGCGACAACCGCGACAATTCATCGGACAGCCGCGTGCCGGTGCGCCAGGGCGGCGTCGGGCTGTTGCCGATGGACAATCTGGTCGGCCGCGTCGACGCCATCGTCGGCTCGTGGAATCCCGGCGTGCGCAAGGAGCCCGTCACCAACTGGCTGTCCGGCTTCCGCATCGCCCGGTTCTTCACCGCGGTGCATTGA
- a CDS encoding cytochrome c biogenesis CcdA family protein, translating into MTALALAFLAGLLSILSPCVLPLVPIVLGAAVAQHRHGPLALAAGLALSFTLIGLLVATVGFSVGLDGGVFRTAAAVIMIALGAVLLVPAAQARLAAAGSPLSGMADQYFGGMQGGMQGGMQGWMQGSGLAGQFGIGLLLGAVWSPCVGPTLGAASLLASQGRDLPTVALTMAVFGIGAALPLVALGWVSRTTLMAIRSRLLSAGKLGKLLLGIAFVTIGVAILSGLDKTIEAALVAASPQWLTNLTTAF; encoded by the coding sequence GTGACCGCGCTGGCACTGGCCTTCCTGGCCGGCCTGCTGTCGATCCTGTCGCCGTGCGTGCTGCCGCTGGTGCCGATCGTGCTCGGCGCTGCGGTGGCACAGCACCGTCACGGTCCATTGGCGCTGGCCGCCGGCCTTGCGCTGTCGTTCACGCTGATCGGGCTGTTGGTGGCGACCGTCGGTTTCAGCGTCGGTCTGGACGGCGGCGTGTTCCGCACCGCCGCTGCGGTGATCATGATCGCGCTCGGCGCCGTGCTGCTGGTGCCGGCGGCGCAGGCGCGGCTCGCCGCCGCCGGCAGTCCGCTGTCGGGCATGGCCGATCAGTATTTCGGCGGGATGCAAGGCGGGATGCAAGGCGGGATGCAAGGCTGGATGCAAGGCTCGGGGCTCGCCGGACAGTTCGGGATCGGGCTGCTGCTCGGCGCGGTGTGGTCGCCCTGCGTCGGCCCGACCTTGGGTGCGGCGTCGCTGCTGGCATCGCAGGGCCGCGATCTGCCGACCGTGGCGCTGACCATGGCGGTGTTCGGGATCGGCGCGGCGCTGCCGCTGGTCGCGCTCGGCTGGGTCTCGCGCACGACGCTGATGGCGATCCGAAGCCGGCTGCTGTCGGCCGGCAAGCTCGGCAAGCTGCTGCTCGGGATCGCCTTCGTCACGATCGGCGTCGCGATCCTCTCCGGCCTCGACAAGACGATCGAAGCCGCCCTGGTCGCCGCCTCGCCGCAATGGCTGACGAATCTGACGACGGCGTTCTAG
- a CDS encoding thioredoxin family protein, whose translation MFQAQLTRKTFTRAVLATALTAMMPLASAFANPVTPYTPSAFKAAQAAGAPILIAIHADWCPTCKAQTPIIDRLAGDPKFAKLKIFRVDFDGQKPVVKEFGANMQSTLIVFKGTAEQGRSVGDTKEASIATLLGKAL comes from the coding sequence ATGTTTCAGGCCCAACTGACCCGAAAGACGTTCACCCGCGCCGTTCTCGCCACTGCGCTGACGGCGATGATGCCGCTGGCATCGGCCTTCGCCAATCCGGTCACGCCCTACACGCCGTCCGCCTTCAAGGCGGCTCAGGCGGCCGGCGCGCCGATCCTGATCGCGATCCATGCCGACTGGTGCCCGACCTGCAAGGCGCAGACCCCGATCATCGACCGCCTCGCGGGCGATCCGAAATTCGCCAAGCTGAAGATCTTCCGGGTCGATTTCGACGGCCAGAAGCCGGTCGTGAAGGAGTTCGGCGCCAACATGCAGTCGACCCTGATCGTGTTCAAGGGCACCGCCGAGCAGGGCCGCTCGGTCGGCGACACCAAGGAAGCCTCGATCGCGACCCTGCTCGGTAAGGCGCTGTAA
- a CDS encoding PAN domain-containing protein — MRRGGPLRAWILVLAVAAAVLAPRVAQAQANFDRPGADYLRAPVASNDPADCALMCERDRRCRSWTFAYPQAPEDGAVCWLKGSVPQRTPNNCCVSGVRGAGVLEPRTGAIEASIDRFGGDYRNFELKHNEGDEACKAACEQDNKCRAWTYARPGYVGRNARCFLKSQVKPPQRKPGFFSGVVR, encoded by the coding sequence ATGCGGCGAGGCGGCCCGCTCAGGGCGTGGATACTCGTGCTTGCCGTCGCTGCGGCGGTGCTGGCGCCGCGCGTGGCGCAGGCGCAGGCCAATTTCGACCGGCCTGGCGCCGATTATCTGCGCGCGCCGGTGGCGAGCAACGATCCCGCCGACTGCGCGCTGATGTGCGAGCGCGACCGCCGCTGCCGGTCCTGGACCTTCGCCTATCCGCAGGCGCCCGAGGACGGTGCGGTCTGCTGGCTGAAGGGCAGCGTACCACAGCGTACGCCGAACAATTGCTGCGTGTCGGGCGTGCGCGGCGCCGGCGTTCTCGAGCCGCGCACCGGCGCGATCGAAGCGTCGATCGACCGCTTCGGCGGCGACTACCGCAATTTCGAGTTGAAGCACAACGAAGGCGACGAAGCCTGCAAGGCCGCCTGCGAGCAGGACAACAAATGCCGCGCCTGGACCTATGCGCGGCCGGGCTATGTCGGCCGCAACGCCCGTTGCTTTCTGAAAAGCCAGGTCAAACCGCCGCAGCGCAAGCCCGGGTTTTTTTCCGGCGTGGTCAGGTAA
- a CDS encoding glutamate--cysteine ligase: MARDQIDMTPLNSRDELVAWIEAGVKPPSEFRIGTEHEKTPFTLEGHHPVPYDGARGIGALLEGMKILLGWEPIMEGPHIIGLHDVTGGGAISLEPGGQFELSGAPVDNVHQTHSELMAHLAQVREIAAPLGIGFLGLGMTPSWSRDDIPVMPKGRYKIMTNYMPKVGRYGLDMMYRTCTVQTNLDFSSEADMVKKLRVSVALQPVATALFANSPFTEGKPNGFLSFRSEIWRDTDNARSGMIPWAFEDGMGFERWVDYALDVPMYFVKRGDDYIDVSGSSFRDFFDGRNDKMPGERPTLSDWANHLSTIFPEVRLKRYLEMRGADGVPWGRLPALPAFWVGLLYDDQSLDAAWEIVKGWDAWERQALRDDVPRLGFKAKIRNRFLFEIAKECLVLAHAGLRRRGRIDSFGNDESRYLAPLEDILASGRTPAEEMLEKFNGAWQGSVEPAYDEYAF, from the coding sequence ATGGCGCGTGACCAGATCGATATGACGCCGCTGAACTCGCGCGACGAACTGGTCGCGTGGATCGAAGCGGGCGTCAAACCGCCGTCGGAATTCCGCATCGGCACCGAACACGAGAAGACGCCGTTCACGCTCGAGGGCCATCACCCGGTACCTTACGACGGCGCGCGCGGCATCGGCGCGCTGCTCGAGGGCATGAAGATCCTGCTCGGCTGGGAACCGATCATGGAAGGCCCGCACATCATCGGGCTGCACGACGTCACCGGCGGCGGCGCGATTTCGCTCGAGCCCGGCGGACAGTTCGAATTGTCCGGCGCGCCGGTCGACAATGTGCACCAGACCCATTCCGAGCTGATGGCGCATCTGGCGCAGGTGCGCGAGATCGCAGCCCCGCTCGGCATCGGCTTCCTCGGCCTCGGCATGACGCCGTCGTGGTCGCGCGACGACATTCCGGTGATGCCGAAGGGCCGCTACAAGATCATGACCAACTACATGCCGAAGGTCGGCCGCTACGGCCTCGACATGATGTATCGGACCTGCACGGTGCAGACCAATTTGGACTTCTCGTCCGAAGCCGACATGGTCAAGAAGCTGCGGGTTTCGGTGGCGCTGCAGCCGGTCGCGACCGCTCTGTTCGCCAACTCGCCGTTCACCGAAGGCAAGCCGAACGGCTTCTTGTCGTTCCGTTCCGAAATCTGGCGCGACACCGACAACGCCCGCTCCGGCATGATCCCGTGGGCGTTCGAGGACGGCATGGGGTTCGAGCGCTGGGTCGACTACGCGCTCGACGTGCCGATGTATTTCGTCAAGCGCGGCGATGATTACATCGACGTCTCCGGCTCGTCGTTCCGCGATTTCTTCGACGGCCGAAACGACAAGATGCCGGGCGAGCGACCGACGCTGTCGGACTGGGCCAACCATCTGTCGACGATCTTCCCCGAAGTGCGGCTGAAGCGTTACCTCGAAATGCGTGGCGCCGACGGCGTGCCGTGGGGCCGGCTGCCGGCGTTGCCGGCGTTCTGGGTCGGCCTCTTGTACGACGACCAGAGCCTCGACGCCGCCTGGGAGATCGTCAAAGGCTGGGACGCCTGGGAGCGGCAGGCGCTGCGCGACGACGTCCCCCGGCTCGGCTTCAAGGCCAAGATCCGCAACCGATTTCTGTTCGAGATCGCCAAGGAATGCCTGGTGCTGGCCCATGCGGGCCTGAGGCGCCGCGGCCGGATCGATTCGTTCGGCAACGACGAATCGCGGTATCTCGCGCCGCTCGAGGACATCCTCGCCTCCGGCCGCACCCCGGCCGAAGAGATGCTGGAGAAATTCAACGGCGCCTGGCAGGGCTCGGTGGAGCCGGCCTACGACGAATACGCGTTCTGA
- a CDS encoding MarR family winged helix-turn-helix transcriptional regulator — protein MKRKPSTEATAAWVRLMRVRSRVLDAVELELKKAGFPPLAWYDALLELSRAPAGEMRPVELEKQMLIPQYSTSRLIDRLVDEGLAARRECKMDKRGQFVEITEAGRELQKKMWAAYSAAIEKHVGSKLSDADALRLCGLLDRLGCSCDGAAATPAARDTASSR, from the coding sequence ATGAAACGCAAGCCGTCGACCGAAGCGACCGCGGCCTGGGTCCGCCTGATGCGGGTCCGCAGCCGGGTATTGGACGCGGTCGAACTGGAATTGAAGAAGGCCGGCTTCCCGCCGCTCGCCTGGTACGACGCGCTGCTCGAGTTGTCGCGCGCGCCGGCCGGCGAGATGCGTCCGGTCGAGCTCGAGAAACAGATGCTGATCCCGCAATATTCGACCTCGCGCCTGATCGACCGGCTGGTCGACGAGGGGCTGGCGGCGCGGCGCGAATGCAAGATGGACAAGCGCGGCCAGTTCGTGGAAATCACCGAAGCCGGACGCGAGTTGCAGAAGAAAATGTGGGCCGCCTATTCCGCCGCGATCGAAAAACACGTCGGCTCGAAATTGTCGGATGCCGACGCGCTGCGGTTGTGCGGGCTGCTCGACCGGCTGGGCTGCTCGTGCGACGGAGCCGCAGCCACGCCGGCTGCGCGAGACACCGCGTCGTCGCGATGA
- a CDS encoding MBL fold metallo-hydrolase, with the protein MTKPIVKPFWDEATGSWQYVFHDPQTMRGAVVDPVWNYDPKAGATFTRSVDEIVAYVREAGIDVVWILDTHPHADHFSAAPLLSERLKAPTGIGERVTEVQKLWQKIYHLPESFPTDGRQWDRLFADGDIFMVGDIPVRVMFSPGHTLASVTYVAGDAAFVHDTLMMPDSGTSRADFPGGSSKQLYASLQRILSLPDDTRLYVGHDYAPEGRDAQCMATVAEHKARNIHLAGGRSEAEFCAARDRRDASLPLPKLMLAALQINIRGGRKPEPEADGRSYLKIPLDYFEPR; encoded by the coding sequence ATGACCAAGCCGATCGTGAAGCCGTTCTGGGACGAGGCGACTGGAAGCTGGCAATACGTATTTCATGATCCGCAGACGATGCGGGGCGCGGTGGTCGATCCGGTGTGGAACTACGACCCGAAAGCCGGTGCCACATTCACCCGCAGTGTCGACGAGATCGTCGCCTATGTGCGGGAGGCCGGAATCGACGTCGTCTGGATCCTCGACACGCATCCGCATGCCGATCATTTCTCGGCGGCGCCGCTCCTGTCCGAACGGCTGAAGGCGCCGACCGGGATCGGCGAGCGCGTCACCGAGGTGCAGAAGCTGTGGCAGAAGATCTATCATCTGCCGGAGTCGTTTCCGACCGACGGCCGCCAATGGGACCGGCTGTTCGCCGACGGCGACATCTTCATGGTCGGCGACATTCCGGTGCGGGTGATGTTTTCGCCTGGACACACATTGGCGTCGGTCACCTATGTGGCCGGCGATGCCGCCTTCGTCCATGATACGCTGATGATGCCGGACAGCGGCACCAGCCGCGCCGATTTTCCCGGCGGCTCGTCGAAGCAGCTGTATGCCAGCCTGCAGCGGATCCTGTCGCTCCCCGACGACACCCGGCTTTACGTCGGCCACGACTATGCGCCCGAGGGGCGCGACGCGCAGTGCATGGCGACGGTCGCCGAACACAAGGCGCGCAACATCCATCTTGCCGGCGGTCGCAGCGAAGCCGAGTTCTGCGCCGCCCGCGACCGGCGCGACGCGTCTCTGCCGCTGCCGAAACTGATGCTCGCAGCGCTGCAAATCAACATCCGCGGCGGCCGCAAGCCGGAGCCGGAAGCCGACGGGCGCTCTTATTTGAAGATTCCGCTGGACTATTTCGAGCCGCGTTGA